The sequence below is a genomic window from Streptomyces sp. B21-105.
TGGGCCCGACGAGCGTCTCACCGGTGTCGACGCGCTCCCCGTGCAGCTGCGACAACGCGCTCTCGACGTCCCGCCACACCACGCCCACGGCGATCCCGAAGACGCCCTGACCGCCCTGGAGCAGTGCGTGGACCTCGTCCGGCGAGGTGCACTCGTACACCGTCGCACCGTCGCTCATCAGCGTCATCCGCTCCAGATCGCTGAACCCGCGCTCCCGCAGATGCCGCACGGCGCTACGGATGTTCTGCAGCGACACCCCGGTGTCGAGGAACCGCTTGACGATCTTCAGGACGACGACGTCGCGGAAGCTGTAGAGACGCTGACTGCCGGACCCGTGGGCGGGCCGCACACTCGGCTCGACGAGCCCGGTGCGCGCCCAGTAGTCCAGTTGCCGGTAGGTGATGCCCGCCGCCGCACAGGCGGTCGGACCGCGATAGCCGATCTGCTCGGACGCCATGGATGTCGCCCCTCCGCTGCTCGGCACGGCCGCCGGTCGCTGCGGAACGTGATCGGCCGCGCCGCTCTGCTGGGGATACCCCATTGCCGAGCGCGGCCAAGAGCTTGAGGGAGGGTACGGACCGCTTCCCCCGACACCGAGTCCGGGGGCACCCCCAGCCGTACCGTCGCCGCTGCTTCTCACGCCGACCTCCGTCCTAGACCTGCCTTCTCGACGGTAGGCAGTCGCCAGGGGTGCGTCAACGATCGCCACACTCGGCACGCCGAGTGATAATCACCCTAGGAGTGGTTTCCCGCACCTCACCGCGGGGAAAGGCTAGCCGAATGCGCTGAGAAGTGGCCGTAGGACGCTCTCAGTCGCCGCTGGCATTTGCCGAAGAAGGAGGGCCACTCCGCGCAGGTCGCCGGATGTGCGCGCCGCCCTCCCGCTCGGGCGGCTACTGGTTGCTGGTGCCGAAGTCCTCGGGCGAGATCTGGTCGAGGAACTCGCGGAACTTCTCCACCTCGTCCTCCTGCTCGTCCGGGATGGCGATCCCCGCGTCGTCGAGCACCGTGTCACTGCCGAAGATCGGCGTCCCGGTGCGCAACGCCAGCGCTATGGCGTCGGACGGGCGCGCGCTCACCTCGACGCCGCTGGCGAAGACCAGCTCCGCGTAGAAGACGCCCTCCCGCAGATCCGTGATGCGCACTTCGGTGAGCTCCTGGCCGACGGCTTCCAGCACGTCCTTGAACAGGTCGTGGGTCAGCGGCCGCGCCGGGGCCATGCCCTGTTGGGCGAAGGCGATGGCCGTCGCCTCCCCCGGTCCGATCCAGATGGGGAGGTAGCGGTCGCCTCCCACTTCGCGCAGCAGCACGATCGGTTGGTTGGAGGGCATCTCGACCCGGACACCTACGACATCGAGCTCGTTCACACAGCAACCCTAGGCCGTGCCCGGGACGTTTGGGTAGTCGGGCCGGGAAGGGCGACCGATCCGCCCGGGGCGAACCGCCCGCTCAGGGCAGGCGCACACCGAGCGCGGTCTGCACCAACGCCGCGTGCAGCCGGACCGCGAGCCCCGCGAGCTCCTTCGTGCGAGCCTCCGCGTGCGCCCGGGTCTGCGGGTTGCGGTGCCGCCTCAGCGGCGCGACCACCTGGTCGACGAGACCGGCTTCGCGGTCGGCCGCCGCCTTCATCACGCGCAGATGCCGCGGCTCGATCCCGAACCGCCCCAGCTCGGCGACGAGTGCCGCCACAGTGGCCGCCTCGGCGTCGTAGACGCCGTCCTCGAGCGGTACGACGAGCCCGTAGGACTCCCACTCCTCGAGCTCCGGCTCACCGATACCCGCAGCCGCCAG
It includes:
- a CDS encoding MerR family transcriptional regulator — protein: MRSSGDGTAGGAPGLGVGGSGPYPPSSSWPRSAMGYPQQSGAADHVPQRPAAVPSSGGATSMASEQIGYRGPTACAAAGITYRQLDYWARTGLVEPSVRPAHGSGSQRLYSFRDVVVLKIVKRFLDTGVSLQNIRSAVRHLRERGFSDLERMTLMSDGATVYECTSPDEVHALLQGGQGVFGIAVGVVWRDVESALSQLHGERVDTGETLVGPNPADELARRRNRAV
- a CDS encoding bifunctional nuclease family protein yields the protein MNELDVVGVRVEMPSNQPIVLLREVGGDRYLPIWIGPGEATAIAFAQQGMAPARPLTHDLFKDVLEAVGQELTEVRITDLREGVFYAELVFASGVEVSARPSDAIALALRTGTPIFGSDTVLDDAGIAIPDEQEDEVEKFREFLDQISPEDFGTSNQ